A stretch of the Haloarcula ordinaria genome encodes the following:
- a CDS encoding DEAD/DEAH box helicase — protein sequence MLTLSFEDGTVRLSGEAPADLPGVEYDERSKSARAPAYQYQRVRAALDERGVEYDDRVLEQESLGLTTTYDLRPYQERALSAWQSAGDRGCLELPTGSGKTVIGIAAMVALGTPALVVVPTIDLLEQWQRELEREFDVPVGRLGGGEQRVEAITVSTYDSAYLRADELGDRFGLVVFDEVHHLGGEGYRDIARLLAAPARMGLTATFERPDGAHEIVEDLVGPLVHRVEIDDLAGEHLADYDIKRLEVTLTDAERERYEEHQGTFTDYLAQSGIQLRSGSDYQELVKRSGRDPAAREALLAKQRAREVMMNAQRKVDRLAEILDTHREDRIIVFTAYTDLVYRLSERFLIPAITHETGASERREILERFRDGTYSRVVTANVLDEGVDVPDANVAVVLSGSGSEREFTQRLGRVLRPKADGGRALLYELVTEETAEERVARRRR from the coding sequence GTGCTGACGCTTTCCTTCGAGGACGGGACGGTGCGCCTCAGTGGCGAGGCGCCGGCGGACCTCCCCGGGGTCGAGTACGACGAGCGCTCGAAGAGCGCCCGCGCGCCGGCCTACCAGTACCAGCGTGTCCGCGCCGCGCTCGACGAGCGGGGCGTCGAGTACGACGACCGCGTCCTCGAACAGGAGTCTCTCGGCCTCACGACGACCTACGACCTGCGACCCTACCAGGAGCGCGCGCTGTCGGCCTGGCAGTCGGCCGGTGACCGCGGCTGTCTCGAACTCCCGACCGGGAGCGGGAAGACGGTCATCGGTATCGCCGCGATGGTCGCGCTGGGGACGCCCGCGCTGGTCGTCGTCCCGACCATCGACCTGCTCGAGCAGTGGCAACGAGAGCTCGAGCGGGAGTTCGACGTCCCCGTCGGCCGCCTCGGCGGGGGTGAACAGCGCGTCGAAGCAATCACCGTCTCGACGTACGACTCGGCGTACCTCCGCGCGGACGAGCTGGGCGACCGCTTCGGGCTCGTCGTGTTCGACGAGGTGCACCACCTCGGCGGCGAGGGGTACCGCGACATCGCCCGCCTGCTTGCCGCACCGGCCCGCATGGGACTCACGGCGACGTTCGAGCGGCCCGACGGGGCACACGAAATCGTCGAGGACCTGGTCGGACCGCTGGTCCACCGGGTCGAGATAGACGACCTGGCCGGCGAGCACCTCGCGGACTACGACATCAAGCGCCTCGAGGTGACGCTCACCGACGCCGAGCGAGAGCGCTACGAGGAGCACCAGGGCACGTTCACCGACTATCTCGCCCAGTCGGGTATCCAGCTCCGGTCGGGCAGCGACTACCAGGAGCTGGTCAAGCGCTCGGGTCGGGACCCCGCCGCTCGCGAGGCGCTCCTGGCGAAGCAGCGCGCCCGCGAGGTGATGATGAACGCCCAGCGGAAGGTCGACCGTCTCGCCGAGATACTGGATACCCACCGCGAGGACCGCATCATCGTCTTCACGGCCTACACCGACCTGGTCTACCGACTCTCAGAGCGGTTCCTGATACCGGCCATCACCCACGAGACCGGCGCGAGCGAGCGGCGCGAGATTCTCGAGCGGTTCCGCGACGGCACCTACTCCCGGGTGGTGACGGCGAACGTCCTGGACGAGGGCGTGGACGTCCCGGACGCCAACGTCGCGGTCGTTCTCTCCGGGAGTGGCTCGGAACGGGAGTTCACTCAGCGTCTCGGTCGAGTCCTCCGGCCGAAAGCCGACGGCGGCCGTGCCTTGCTGTACGAGCTGGTGACCGAGGAGACGGCCGAGGAACGGGTCGCCCGGCGGCGTCGGTAG
- a CDS encoding DUF7122 family protein, whose translation MSNDSTKFTRLPATDAERDDEGRATRAEVLDFWDDRFGVPPETFADHAFWERGAGKIWLSRADPPSPVDVEGLGMTFLRTRQEHWKPTLEAVQRFGEHATENVIHLSEGEAEAFVAGHGQDLDWDGDWGYLVVTHDLAGAPEPVGVGLYVYGELRSQVPKGRRRDLDG comes from the coding sequence ATGAGCAACGACAGCACGAAGTTCACGCGACTGCCCGCGACCGACGCCGAGCGCGATGACGAGGGCAGAGCGACTCGCGCGGAAGTGCTCGACTTCTGGGACGACCGGTTCGGCGTCCCGCCCGAGACCTTCGCGGACCACGCGTTCTGGGAGCGCGGCGCGGGCAAGATATGGCTCTCGCGGGCCGACCCACCCTCGCCCGTCGACGTCGAGGGTCTGGGGATGACGTTCCTCAGAACCCGCCAGGAACACTGGAAGCCGACGCTCGAAGCCGTTCAGCGCTTCGGCGAGCACGCGACGGAGAACGTCATCCACCTGAGCGAGGGGGAAGCCGAGGCGTTCGTCGCCGGCCACGGTCAGGACCTCGACTGGGACGGCGACTGGGGCTACCTCGTCGTCACCCACGACCTGGCCGGCGCTCCCGAACCCGTCGGTGTCGGGCTGTACGTGTACGGCGAACTGCGCTCGCAGGTACCGAAGGGGCGACGGCGTGACCTGGACGGCTGA
- a CDS encoding DUF790 family protein produces the protein MLTKDLLRVSRAGGGYKPQFVDESADRLAARVLGVYQGHVDETRADLQAALTDLEGDTEDFKLVRGFAKLVEREATFETRAPVPPERARRRVFEVAETVGVVTEAERADALARAAGSLGVAVEAVEDSLYADLEANEVLAAVDARWTPADLRRQYNLSLAQTALFDATEVRVRSSDPTTLISAVKRLRLMYEIRRTEAGREVVVTGPDALFSTTRRYGTRFARLLRTVSRAGEWHLEATVDDRGTERTMTLSDADLSPPGTDPVAEVTYDSGVEADFAARFEALGLDWTLVREPEPLAAGEHVVVPDFAFEWRPGGADGVRNTADAAAEFRVFFEVMGFWTPEYVEKKLSRLADLEDVELLVAVDDSLGVGETIESLDHRAIPYTKRVRVKDVRDALRPYEAELVAASAATLPDELRPDADVVSLAALADECGVSEDAIEDKSFPEHERVGRTLVRPAVLDELADAVEAGMAYATVEDVFDEYGVDDDSAVLARLGYRVEWEGLSGGTIAPRE, from the coding sequence GTGCTGACGAAGGACCTCCTGCGCGTCTCGCGGGCCGGCGGGGGCTACAAGCCGCAGTTCGTCGACGAGTCGGCGGACCGACTGGCCGCCCGCGTCCTCGGCGTCTACCAGGGCCATGTCGACGAGACGCGAGCGGACCTGCAGGCGGCGCTCACGGACCTTGAGGGCGACACCGAGGACTTCAAGCTCGTCCGCGGGTTCGCGAAACTCGTCGAGCGGGAGGCCACCTTCGAGACGCGGGCGCCGGTCCCGCCCGAGCGAGCCCGCCGGCGGGTCTTCGAGGTAGCCGAGACCGTCGGCGTCGTCACGGAGGCCGAGCGCGCCGACGCGCTGGCCCGGGCGGCCGGTAGCCTGGGCGTGGCCGTCGAGGCCGTCGAGGACTCGCTCTACGCCGACCTGGAGGCCAACGAAGTGCTCGCAGCCGTCGACGCGCGCTGGACGCCGGCGGACCTGCGCCGGCAGTACAACCTCTCGCTGGCCCAGACCGCGCTGTTCGACGCGACCGAGGTCCGCGTCCGCTCGTCGGACCCCACAACGCTGATTTCGGCTGTCAAGCGATTGCGCCTCATGTACGAGATCCGCCGGACAGAGGCGGGCCGGGAAGTCGTCGTCACCGGTCCGGACGCGCTGTTCTCGACCACGCGCCGCTACGGCACCCGTTTCGCGCGACTCCTGCGGACCGTCTCGCGGGCCGGCGAGTGGCACCTCGAGGCGACTGTCGACGACCGGGGGACCGAGCGGACCATGACGCTCTCCGACGCCGACCTCTCGCCGCCCGGCACCGACCCCGTCGCCGAGGTGACCTACGACAGCGGCGTCGAGGCCGACTTCGCCGCCCGGTTCGAGGCCCTGGGCCTCGACTGGACGCTGGTCCGGGAGCCGGAGCCACTGGCGGCCGGTGAGCACGTCGTCGTCCCCGACTTCGCCTTCGAGTGGCGGCCCGGCGGGGCGGACGGCGTCCGGAACACCGCCGACGCGGCCGCCGAGTTCCGCGTCTTCTTCGAGGTGATGGGGTTCTGGACGCCCGAGTACGTCGAGAAGAAGCTCTCCCGGCTGGCCGACCTGGAGGACGTGGAACTGCTCGTCGCCGTCGACGACTCGCTGGGCGTCGGCGAGACCATCGAGTCGCTCGACCACCGGGCGATACCGTACACGAAGCGCGTCCGAGTCAAGGACGTCCGGGACGCACTGCGCCCGTACGAGGCCGAACTCGTCGCGGCGAGCGCGGCGACCCTCCCCGACGAACTCCGGCCCGACGCCGACGTCGTGTCGCTCGCCGCGCTCGCCGACGAGTGCGGCGTCAGCGAGGACGCCATCGAGGACAAGTCGTTTCCCGAGCACGAGCGCGTCGGTCGAACGCTCGTCCGTCCCGCGGTGCTCGATGAACTCGCCGACGCGGTCGAGGCGGGGATGGCGTACGCGACAGTCGAGGACGTCTTCGACGAGTACGGCGTCGACGACGACAGCGCCGTCCTCGCCAGACTCGGCTACCGCGTCGAGTGGGAGGGGCTCTCCGGCGGGACCATCGCACCCCGCGAGTGA
- a CDS encoding nucleotide exchange factor GrpE → MTEQDAADSSAAADTEQTADDVDIEEAPEEVDVDDVDLGNAGDAQSPDEVLVERVAESDPEDIAGELAALRARTESLEDALADREADVEELESKLKRKQADFQNYKKRMQKRRDEEKQRATEDLVTKLFDVRDNLKRALEQDEGTDIRDGVEATLRQLDDVLDAEGVEIIDPDPGTDLDPTQHQVLANVESDEDPGAIADVHRPGYEMGEKVLREAQVTVSEE, encoded by the coding sequence ATGACCGAACAGGACGCCGCCGACAGCTCGGCCGCGGCCGACACCGAGCAGACAGCCGACGACGTCGATATCGAGGAGGCGCCCGAGGAAGTGGACGTAGACGATGTCGACCTCGGGAACGCGGGCGACGCTCAGTCGCCCGACGAAGTGCTCGTCGAGCGCGTCGCGGAGTCCGACCCCGAGGACATCGCCGGCGAGCTCGCCGCGCTCCGCGCCCGGACCGAGTCACTCGAAGACGCTCTCGCCGACCGCGAGGCCGACGTCGAGGAGCTCGAATCGAAGCTCAAGCGCAAGCAGGCGGACTTCCAGAACTACAAGAAACGGATGCAAAAGCGCCGGGACGAGGAGAAACAGCGGGCCACCGAGGACCTGGTGACCAAGCTGTTCGACGTCCGGGACAACCTCAAGCGCGCGCTCGAACAGGACGAGGGCACGGACATCCGCGACGGCGTCGAAGCGACGCTGCGCCAGCTCGACGACGTGCTCGACGCGGAGGGCGTCGAAATCATCGACCCGGACCCGGGGACCGACCTCGACCCGACGCAACATCAGGTACTCGCGAACGTCGAGAGCGACGAGGACCCGGGCGCTATCGCCGACGTTCACCGACCTGGCTACGAGATGGGCGAGAAGGTCCTGCGCGAGGCGCAGGTCACCGTCAGTGAAGAGTAG
- a CDS encoding dodecin family protein, which yields MTAVKIIKVLGTSTESWEDAAHEAVSQARESVTDIHGIEVEDWTANVEDGQITEYKTTVEIAFPVHHDQ from the coding sequence ATGACGGCAGTAAAGATTATCAAGGTGCTCGGCACGTCGACAGAATCCTGGGAAGACGCGGCGCACGAGGCCGTTTCACAGGCCCGCGAGTCGGTCACGGACATCCACGGTATCGAAGTCGAGGACTGGACGGCCAACGTCGAGGACGGCCAGATCACGGAGTACAAGACAACGGTGGAGATTGCCTTCCCCGTCCACCACGACCAGTAA